The following coding sequences lie in one Arachis hypogaea cultivar Tifrunner chromosome 9, arahy.Tifrunner.gnm2.J5K5, whole genome shotgun sequence genomic window:
- the LOC112711384 gene encoding uncharacterized protein has protein sequence MESPSPPSPPPSDNSDADKRLREAEERLRDAIQELQRRQRRAAALHHHQQPPCSPTAGLPPCDHGPDESCIAHAIGNLCQTFLLSYGVRVGIGILLRAFKLVRGQSYASLLDLKQLVSEKDLIVREEACRIGLLFGGFTGSYHGLRCLLRKLRKKETPWNAILAGSVAGFSILALNDSSRRRTLALYLLARVAQCAYNSAKSKNKFHLWGSHWRHGDTLLFALSCAQVMYGFVMRPESLPKSYQDFIQKTGPVAAPVYKAIRENCRGQAVDVASLHAYLSRVGKSEYIKLEEFPSIIPCSIIHPGTNSCLAHQAKATSATFKKTFPLYFSLTFVPFVVLRLHKFTDAPFRTFWFAIKGAVRSTSFLSAFVGIYQAVVCLYRKVASKDHKMLYWISGGIAALSVLLEKKERRRELALYVLPRAVDSLWYILVNRHLLPDIRNAEVFLFSLCMGGIMYYLEYEPETMAPFLRGLIHRFLASRISNPSPPPNPTYLQKLDSFTKTKLQERREIELPEKYNLESIPGL, from the exons ATGGAATCGCCGTCGCCCCCATCTCCTCCGCCTTCCGACAACTCCGACGCAGATAAACGCCTCCGGGAAGCCGAGGAGCGCCTCCGCGACGCCATCCAGGAGCTCCAACGCCGCCAGCGACGCGCCGCCGccctccaccaccaccagcaaCCCCCTTGCTCGCCGACGGCAGGTTTGCCTCCGTGCGATCACGGCCCCGACGAGTCGTGCATCGCCCACGCTATCGGTAACCTGTGCCAAACCTTCCTTCTCTCGTATGGCGTCAGGGTTGGCATCGGCATCCTCCTACGCGCCTTCAAGCTCGTTCGCGGCCAGTCTTACGCTTCCCTCCTCGATCTTAAG CAACTTGTTTCGGAAAAAGATCTAATAGTTAGGGAGGAAGCATGTCGCATTGGTCTACTTTTTGGTGGTTTCACTGGATCATATCATGGGCTTAGATGCTTGCTGCGGAAGTTGAGAAAGAAAGAGACGCCATGGAATGC AATTTTAGCAGGTTCGGTTGCTGGTTTTTCAATTCTAGCATTAAATGATTCAAGTAGGAGGCGTACACTAGCACTATATCTTTTGGCTAGGGTAGCCCAG tGTGCTTATAATTCTGCAAAATCCAAGAACAAGTTCCACCTTTGGGGAAGTCATTGGAGACATGGAGATACTTTGCTCTTTGCCCTATCTTGTGCACAG GTTATGTATGGCTTCGTCATGCGTCCTGAGAGCTTGCCAAAATCCTATCAGGACTTTATTCAGAAGACCGGGCCTGTTGCAGCACCTGTATACAAGGCTATAAGGGAAAACTGTAGAGGTCAGGCAGTTGACGTTGCTTCACTGCATGCTTACTTATCCCGCGTAGGAAAATCTGAGTACATAAAGTTAGAAGAATTTCCCTCCATTATTCCCTGTTCTATCATCCATCCTGGAACAAATTCATGTTTAGCTCATCAAGCAAAGGCAACATCAGCAACGTTTAAAAAAACTTTTCCACTTTACTTCTCTTTGACATTTGTGCCATTTGTTGTTCTGCGCCTACATAAG ttcACTGATGCGCCTTTCCGCACTTTCTGGTTTGCCATTAAAGGCGCTGTTCGCTCCACATCCTTTTTATCTGCTTTTGTTGGAATTTATCAG GCAGTTGTGTGTTTATATAGGAAAGTTGCATCAAAAGATCACAAGATGTTATATTGGATATCAGGTGGAATAGCTGCACTATCAGTGCTATTGGAGAAAAAAGAGAGGCGCCGCGAACTAGCTTTATATGTTCTTCCCCGAGCTGTAGATTCATTATGGTATATCTTGGTTAACAGGCACCTGCTTCCAGATATCAGGAATGCTGAG GtcttcttattttctctctgcaTGGGAGGGATCATGTATTACTTGGAATATGAACCAGAAACTATGGCCCCTTTTCTTAGGGGTCTGATCCACCGCTTTCTCGCCAGCAGAATTAGCAATCCAAGCCCACCTCCTAATCCAACATACCTGCAAAAGCTTGATAGCTTTACGAAGACAAAATTACAAGAGAGAAGAGAAATTGAACTTCCAGAAAAGTACAATCTCGAGTCTATTCCTGGCCTTTGA